Proteins co-encoded in one Polynucleobacter sp. MWH-UH19D genomic window:
- the rpsP gene encoding 30S ribosomal protein S16 translates to MVVIRLARGGSKKRPFYSIVATDKRNRRDSNFIERIGYFNPKAAESEQAMRIAQDRLTYWTSVGAQVSPTVVRLIKNNPAA, encoded by the coding sequence CGTCATTCGACTAGCTCGTGGTGGCTCTAAGAAGCGCCCTTTTTACAGCATCGTTGCTACTGATAAGCGCAACCGTCGTGACTCGAACTTTATCGAGCGCATTGGTTATTTCAATCCAAAGGCTGCTGAATCTGAGCAAGCAATGCGCATTGCTCAAGATCGTTTGACTTATTGGACTAGCGTTGGCGCACAAGTTTCTCCAACAGTAGTTCGTTTAATCAAAAACAATCCTGCTGCTTAA
- the rimM gene encoding ribosome maturation factor RimM (Essential for efficient processing of 16S rRNA) — MSTPSLSDLIELGVVSEAQGIRGQVKVRPHSSDPVALLSSKTIWLSLIARRDQHASTSSAPASLTEYKVKGAKMHSGNVVMSLEGVADRDQALALKGARILVARDAFPNTDKDDYYWVDLIGCQAINVQGQPLGEVLDVTENGAHGVIAIGSAEKKVIQYLVPFVKEVVQSVDLASKLITVDWQLDWQ, encoded by the coding sequence ATGAGTACACCTTCCCTAAGTGATTTAATAGAGCTTGGCGTCGTCTCTGAGGCGCAAGGTATACGAGGGCAAGTGAAGGTTAGGCCTCACTCATCAGATCCCGTAGCACTCCTTTCTTCCAAAACAATATGGCTTTCTTTGATTGCCCGTAGGGATCAACATGCCTCAACTTCTAGTGCTCCAGCTTCTTTAACTGAATATAAGGTGAAGGGCGCAAAAATGCACAGCGGTAATGTGGTGATGAGCTTAGAAGGAGTGGCTGATCGCGATCAAGCACTGGCACTAAAAGGCGCACGCATTCTGGTTGCGCGCGATGCATTTCCAAATACTGATAAAGATGATTACTACTGGGTTGATCTGATTGGCTGTCAAGCGATCAATGTACAAGGGCAACCATTGGGTGAAGTGCTTGATGTCACGGAAAATGGTGCTCACGGCGTGATTGCGATTGGCAGCGCTGAAAAGAAAGTCATTCAATATCTTGTCCCATTTGTAAAAGAGGTCGTGCAAAGCGTGGACTTGGCCAGTAAGTTAATTACAGTTGATTGGCAATTAGATTGGCAATAA
- a CDS encoding CoA pyrophosphatase: MSKTSIPEEGAINLAAPPGFDAQAIPIHQVCADQKRVLPELLEPEALRARLQSPPQWQPEITDENRHVIATDIIARRQAAGKVTRAAVLIPLLLKESGLSVLLTQRTNHLRDHAGQISFPGGRMDPEDQSPNDTALRESHEEIGLDPKRVEIIGHLPEYLTVSGYSVTPVVGLVQPQAEYVLDAFEVADVFEVPLEFLLDPANHQVRLWESEQGGRRFYSMPYENRFIWGATAGMLRNLYHLLKV, translated from the coding sequence ATGTCTAAAACGTCCATTCCTGAAGAAGGTGCAATTAACCTTGCAGCACCTCCGGGTTTTGATGCTCAGGCTATTCCGATTCATCAAGTTTGCGCAGATCAAAAGAGGGTGCTCCCTGAGTTATTGGAGCCAGAGGCATTAAGGGCGCGATTGCAGTCACCCCCACAATGGCAACCAGAAATCACCGATGAGAACCGCCATGTCATTGCCACTGATATCATCGCACGTCGACAAGCAGCTGGAAAGGTTACTCGTGCGGCGGTGCTAATTCCCTTGCTGTTGAAAGAGAGTGGCTTGTCAGTTTTGCTGACGCAAAGAACAAATCATTTGCGTGACCATGCTGGTCAGATTAGTTTTCCTGGCGGGCGCATGGATCCCGAGGATCAGAGCCCAAACGACACTGCTTTAAGGGAGAGTCATGAGGAGATTGGTTTAGATCCCAAGCGTGTTGAGATTATTGGACATTTACCTGAGTATTTGACCGTATCCGGTTATAGCGTCACGCCTGTAGTTGGTTTGGTACAACCTCAGGCAGAATATGTCTTGGATGCTTTTGAAGTGGCGGATGTATTTGAGGTTCCGCTAGAGTTTTTGTTGGATCCTGCCAACCATCAAGTTAGACTATGGGAAAGCGAGCAGGGTGGACGTCGTTTTTATTCAATGCCTTATGAGAACCGCTTTATTTGGGGTGCTACTGCAGGAATGTTGCGTAACCTATATCATTTATTAAAAGTATGA
- the trmD gene encoding tRNA (guanosine(37)-N1)-methyltransferase TrmD, which translates to MRFDVVTLFPEMFSALTKWGVTGRACEQALASVHLWNPRDFCSDSRKTVDDRAYGGGPGMVMMVKPLEDTIHGIRAAHATAGVKSGPICLLAPQGERFSQKISTDILNYGNLSFICGRYEAVDQRFIDRNVDLQLSIGDFVLSGGEIPAMAMMDAVIRLIPGALGDGESAAQDSFMNGLLDYPHYTRPEIYENLSVPDVLLGGHHAKIADWRRQKSLELTLRLRPDLIESARANGLLTREDEQFLRSL; encoded by the coding sequence ATGCGCTTTGATGTAGTGACTCTCTTTCCAGAAATGTTCTCCGCACTGACTAAGTGGGGGGTTACTGGGCGCGCATGCGAGCAAGCTTTAGCCAGCGTGCATTTATGGAATCCCAGAGACTTTTGTAGCGACTCTCGTAAGACTGTTGATGATCGCGCCTATGGTGGTGGCCCAGGAATGGTCATGATGGTAAAGCCACTAGAAGATACGATTCATGGAATTCGGGCTGCCCATGCTACAGCAGGGGTAAAAAGTGGTCCAATTTGTCTCTTGGCACCCCAGGGTGAGCGCTTTTCTCAGAAGATATCGACAGATATACTCAATTACGGTAATTTAAGCTTCATTTGTGGTCGGTATGAGGCCGTCGATCAGCGCTTTATTGACCGAAATGTGGATTTACAGCTCTCAATCGGCGATTTTGTGCTCTCTGGGGGCGAAATTCCGGCAATGGCGATGATGGATGCTGTGATCCGATTGATCCCAGGGGCTCTTGGGGATGGCGAATCTGCGGCTCAGGATAGCTTTATGAATGGTCTTTTGGACTATCCGCATTACACCAGGCCTGAGATTTATGAAAATTTATCAGTCCCAGACGTGCTTTTGGGCGGACATCACGCTAAAATAGCAGATTGGCGTCGGCAAAAGTCTTTAGAGCTGACGCTAAGGCTCAGGCCAGATTTAATTGAATCTGCCAGAGCTAATGGGTTGCTAACCCGAGAAGATGAACAATTTCTTCGCTCGCTGTGA
- the rplS gene encoding 50S ribosomal protein L19: MNLIAKIEQEEIARLSANKTLPSFAPGDTVVVSVNVVEGTRKRTQAFEGVVIAKRNRGLNSSFIVRKISSGEGVERTFQTYSPLIASVEVKRRGDVRRAKLYYLRDRSGKSARIKEKLQARNKVEATAAAE, encoded by the coding sequence ATGAATTTGATCGCAAAAATTGAGCAAGAAGAAATTGCTCGCTTAAGTGCTAACAAAACATTGCCAAGCTTTGCACCTGGCGACACAGTAGTTGTTAGCGTAAACGTAGTTGAAGGTACTCGTAAGCGTACCCAGGCCTTTGAAGGTGTTGTGATTGCAAAACGCAATCGCGGACTGAATTCAAGCTTTATCGTTCGTAAGATTTCTTCTGGTGAAGGCGTTGAGCGTACATTCCAAACTTATTCACCATTAATTGCTAGCGTTGAAGTAAAACGTCGCGGTGATGTGCGTCGTGCGAAGTTGTACTACTTGCGCGATCGCTCTGGTAAGTCTGCACGTATTAAAGAAAAGCTTCAAGCTCGCAACAAGGTTGAGGCTACTGCAGCTGCTGAGTAA